A region of Aliivibrio fischeri DNA encodes the following proteins:
- the ptsH gene encoding phosphocarrier protein Hpr, with amino-acid sequence MYSQDVVITAENGLHTRPAAQFVKEAKGFDAKITVTSNGKSASATSLFKLQTLGLTKGTNVTISAEGAQEKEAVDHLVKLMDELH; translated from the coding sequence ATGTATTCACAAGACGTAGTAATCACTGCAGAAAACGGCCTTCACACTCGTCCAGCGGCTCAGTTCGTTAAAGAAGCTAAAGGTTTTGATGCAAAAATCACTGTTACTTCTAACGGTAAAAGTGCAAGTGCTACTAGCCTTTTCAAACTACAAACTTTAGGTCTAACTAAAGGTACTAATGTAACTATCTCTGCTGAAGGCGCACAAGAGAAAGAAGCAGTAGACCACCTAGTTAAACTAATGGACGAGCTGCACTAA